The following proteins are co-located in the Acanthopagrus latus isolate v.2019 unplaced genomic scaffold, fAcaLat1.1, whole genome shotgun sequence genome:
- the LOC119016409 gene encoding uncharacterized protein LOC119016409 — translation MWFHPSEFPGVVVGGGVPSAGGKLHRSQKRMPLAASWRGINQLSPAHRAAFPAVLTPRHGVDKQVVPLMRDRVPAQERPLHHPPQPTQPTWWITRILKHQFQRPAPKRELLSPRLLRKTFLIAETENMEDYPTQIMSTFDIEKVLKYDSTKKVECGAERKSYEIMAKHNAEILVAVIKCEESLDKMQPMAEGLMEVQKSW, via the exons ATGTGGTTTCATCCATCTGAATTTCCTGgagtggtggtgggaggaggagtgcCCTCAGCAGGAG GAAAGCTGCACAGGAGTCAAAAGAGGATGCCACTGGCCGCTTCCTGGCGTGGGATAAACCAGCTCAGTCCAGCTCACAGAGCCGCGTTCCCTGCTGTTTTAACGCCAAG ACATGGCGTGGACAAGCAAGTGGTCCCCCTGATGAGGGATCGAGTACCTGCACAGGAAAGACCTCTACACCACCCTCCTCAGCCAACTCAACCAACCTGGTGGATCACAA GGATTCTCAAACATCAGTTTCAGCGACCAGCACCAAAGCGGGAGCTGCTGTCACCAAGGCTGCTGAGGAAAACCTTCCTGATCGCTGAGACAGAGAACATGGAGGACTACCCTACTCAAATCATGTCCACATTTGACATTGAGAAAGTCCTCAAATACGACTCTACCAAGAAG gTTGAATgcggagcagagagaaaatcctATGAAATTATGGCCAAGCATAACGCTGAG ATCCTCGTGGCTGTAATCAAATGTGAGGAGTCTCTGGACAAAATGCAGCCAATGGCTGAAGGCCTCATGGAGGTACAGAAGAGCTGGTGA